The DNA sequence CTGGATCGAGTGGCGATTATAGGTGATGGACCGGATCCGGTAAGCCGGAGTGGTCAAAATACGGCGGAAGATTTCCCGGTGCGCAGGCATTCCCTGTCCGCAGCTATCGCGGTGGCGCCGTTTCGGCGCAAAATGGCTGCCGAACCAACCGCCGTGCAAGGATTCCGATTCCCGATGTCCGATACGCCACCCGATCGCCTCTCCGTCAACCCGAAAAGCAGGTTCCATGATGCCGATTTGCTTGCCCGTGGCATCGGTATCCGTTTCAACGGCAAGGAAAAAACCAACGTCGAGGAGTACTGCGTCAGCGAAGGCTGGGTGCGCATGCCCGCCGGAAAGGCGCTTGACCGCTTCGGCAACCCGATGACCATCAAGATGAAAGGGCAGGTCGAGGCCTACTTCCGCGCAGCGGAATAATCCTGGTCCTGACGCGCCGCCACCGTGAGCGACCGGCACGCATTCGAAACCACACCGGACAGCTACGCGCACCTGCTGCTGGGCACGCTGGTGCGTCGCATACCTGCCGTATTTTCCGTCGATGATCGTGCCCCATCGCTGCTCTGGGCGCTGTCGGGCGCGATGTCGCTCACCGGTCAGGCCGACGGTACGCCGCTGCCCTGCGCTGCCCCGTTGGCGGCCTGCGCGCAGGGCGCCTGGCTTGCGCTCGCGAGTCTTTGTCCGCAACGATTTGCAGCGGATTTCCCCGCGTACCGGTTGCTCGGGGAACGTGCGGCAATTGCCGGCTACCAACGACGCGGACGGATATCGGCCGGCGGCGCGTGTCGACTGATCGACACCGCCGATGGCTGTATCGCGCTCAATCTGGCGCGCGATGATGACTGGCAACTGGTGCCGGCCTGGCTGGAGCAACCGGCAGCGGATTGGGACGCAGTTGCGAGGATCCTGCATGCGCGCAGCACTGCCAGCCTGGTGCAGCGTGCCCGGTTGCTGGGCCTGGCGGTGGCAGCCGAGGAGGTGCCGCAGCACCGCAGGCGATGGTACGACAGCGAGCGTCTTGCCGCCTCGGCAACGCCGCGATTGCGCCGTGAGGCGCCGCTGGTCATCGATCTCTGCGCATTGTGGGCCGGACCGCTGTGCGGGCAATTGCTGGTGCAGGCCGGTGCGCGCGTCATCAAGGTGGAGAGTGTTTCGCGTCTCGATGGAGCCCGCGGTGGCCCCCCGGAGTTCTACGATCTGCTGAATGCGGGCAAGGAAAGCGTTGTTGTGGATTTGAGCTCGGCAGACCATCGTGCGCGGCTCCTCGCGTTGCTGCTGAAAGCGGATATCGTGCTCGAATCGGCGCGGCCCAGGGGCCTCGAACAGCTTGGCATCCGTGCGGCCGAAATCGTTGCGTCCCGGCCCGGTATCAGTTGGGTGTCGATCACCGGTTACGGGCGCCAGGCGCCGATGCGCGACTGGATTGCCTACGGCGATGACGCCGGAGTCGCGGCCGGCCTTGGCTGGCTGCTGCGTCGCGACGGTGCCCGGAGCGTCTTTTGCGGCGATGCGATTGCCGATCCGCTCACTGGCCTGCATGCGGCACTGCTGGCTTATGCCAGCTGGCTCGATGGTGGTGGCCGGCTGCTCGATATCTCCCTGCATGGAGTTGCCGCGTACGGCGCTGCGCTGCACGACACGACACATGCAGTAGCCGGGCACGCGGCGCAGCCACCGCAGGCAAGAGCCGTGAGCGCACGCGCGGCGACGCCAGGCCGTGATACCGCACGCGTGTTGCGCGAATTCTGCTGAGCGGCGCATGGACCTTGGCCCGATCGCAAATCCCGCGCTGCCGACTGCAGGAAGCCGGTTCCTGATCCGCAACGTCGCGCTGGCGGGATCGGGTCCGTGTGATCTGCGTATCAGTGATGGCCGGGTTGCAGCGATTGACCGGCATCTCGAGCCCGCGCCGGGAGAATGGTTGATCGCTGCGCGCGGCGGAGCATTGATTCATGGCTTGCACGATCATCATCTGCACTTGTTCGCGACCGCCGCCGCGCAACAATCGGTGGTTTGCGGGCCACCGCAGGTTGGCAACGAGCAGGAGCTCGAGGCGGCACTGCTGGCGGGGATTGTCACTGCCGGCCAGTGGCTGCGCGGAGTCGGATTCCATGACAGCGTATCGTCGCGGTTGGACCGCGATTGGCTCGACGCCGTGTGTCCGGCGCCGGCGGTACGGATCCAGCATCGCAGCGGGATGATGTGGGTGCTGAATAGCCGCGCGCTCGCGGCGCTCGGAATCGATCGGCACCGGGAGCTGCCCGACGGCGTCGAACGCAGAGCCGACGGCGAGCTTACAGGCCGGATCTTCGCGCTCGATGCGTGGTTGCGCGAGCGTATCCAATCGTCTTTTCCCGGGCTGCATCGCTTGTCGGCGGAGCTTGCCCGTTGCGGCGTCACCGGTGTCACGGATGCCGGTGCGCGCAATGGCCCGGCGGAGTGGGCCGCGTTTGCCGCCTCGCGTTCGCGCGGCGAACTGATGCAACGGCTGCTGGTCATGGGTAGCGAGCAGTTGCTCACGCAGGTTGCCGACGCCAACTCGTGGCAACGTATCGGGCCGCTCAAGATCTATTTGCGTGAAGCGGAACTGCCCGGGCTCGCGGCGCTGGAGCGCCGAATTGCCGGCACGCATCGGCAGGGGCGCAACGTGGCATTTCACTGCGTCACTCGCACCGAGCTGGTGTATGCGCTGGCGGCGCTGCGTGGCGCGGGCGCCAGCGACGGCGATCGTGTCGAGCACGCTGCCATCGCCGACGATCACGCACTTGAAGCAATGGCCGAACTGGGGGTGACGGTTGTGACCCAGCCCCACTTCATCGCCGAGCGCGGCGCGCAGTACCTGGCGGATGTGGACCCTGGTGATCACGAGCTGCTGTACCGCTGCGCCGGCTTCCTGCGCCACGGCGTGCCGCTCGCGGCCGGCAGTGATGCGCCCTACGGCGGTCTCGACCCATGGGCGGCGATGCGCGCGGCGGTCGGCCGCGGTACCGCGGAAGGAGTACGTATCGGTTGCGATGAAGCGCTGACGCCGGAGCAGGCATTGGATCTTTACACGGGCGATCCGCTGCGGCCTGGCCGGGCACGTCCGCTGATCGCGGTGGGAAGCCCCGCCGATCTTTGCCTGCTCGATGCGCCGTGGGAACTGGTGCGCGAGGATCTCGACAGCGGCCATGTGGCGGCGACGTTCTGCGCCGGCAAGGCACTTTTTGCAAGTCCCGCGCTTGCTTCGGCGTGCGAGACGTTGCGCAGCCAGTAGATTTTGCCGCGCCCTTGACGGCTGTCCGATCCCTGGCGCCAGGCACGCAACAGGCCCGGGCAATTGCGCGGCCGATACCGGCGCCCGGCGCAGCGTCGGGCAGCAACAGCGCAGTCCGGCCCTGGCCGAATCCGGCGATGCGTCTCGCAGTTGCCGCTGAGGGCGCGAGCGGATCTGACGATGTCCGATCTGTACCTGCATCTGCATCTGCTGGTATGTGATGTTATGATCGTCCGGGCATGTTCATTTCACGAGGATCACAGGTATGCAAAAGTCGACCGGAATATTTATTTGTGCATTGTTCGCCCTTGGCCTTGCAGGCTGCGGCAAGGAAGAGTCCAGCGGCGCGGCACCGGCCGTGACGGCTCCCGTGACCAATGCCGCAAACCATGCAATGGATGCCGCATCCGATGCAGCGGACAAAGCGGGCGATGCGATGGATGACGCGATGGATGACGCGAGTGATGCCATGGACGAGATGGGCGATGCGGCCGGCGAGGCGATGGATGAGGCGTCCGACGCGGCAAGTGATGCCGCCGATGCGGCAGGCGAAGCTGCCGACGATGCAGTTGATGCAGCGGGCGAGGCTGTCGACGATGCAGTCGATGCGGGCGAGGCTGCGGCCGAAGAGGCCAGGAAAAACGCTGCCGAGTCGATGAAGGATATGACCAAGTAACGGACGGCTATCGCTCTGGAGGCAAGCGCCGCGTTCTGCTCCAGGGGACGGCGCAAGCTCCTGACCCTGGCTCTGATCCATCCCCGAGAGTGGATCCGCAGGCATGGTGCGAGGCCTTGGTGCCGATGATTTGTGTCGGGAACGCAGCTGGAATACAAGACCCCGCGGGGAAATACAGCTCGCCGCCTGGTGGCGGTACAGAATTCCTGACGCCCCTTCCCTGCGCTTACCCGGCACGTGCCAGGCTGCCAGGCACGACATGAATACACTTGTGTCCTTCGAGCCGTTGTGGCGTGCGACGGTGTTTTTCTCGGTGCTCGCTTTGCTGCTCATATGGGAGCGCCGGGCCGGGCTGCGAACTGCGCGTCCCGCACGCGCCTATCTGCCAAACATCCTGCTGTTTCTGACCAATACCGTCGTGACCCGCATTGTCAGCGTCTATGCCCTGCTAGGTGTCAGTCTTTATGGCTCCGCCAACGATATCGGATTGCTGCGCTCGCTCGGCGCCTCATCGTGGATCGGCTTCCTGCCCGCGATAGTGGCGCTGGACCTCGGTGTATATGCGCAGCACCGGTTGTTTCATCGCGTGGTTTGGTTGTGGCGTCTGCATGCGGTGCATCACTCGGACACCTGGTTCGATGCCAGTACGGGGCTGCGCTTTCATCTGCTGGAGGCGCTCGTTTCGCTGGCGGTCAAGGCGGCGCTGGTGCTTGCGATTGGTGCCTCACCGGCCGCAACGCTCGGCTTTGAAGTGTTGCTGAGTAGCGCGTCGTTGTTCAGTCACGCCAATACCCGCTTGCCCGCGGGCCTGGAGACGGCGTTGCGCAGGGTGCTGGTCACGCCGGACATGCACCGGATACATCATTCGGCGCGCAGCGACGAGCATCACCGCAATTTCGGCTTTCTGCTCTCCTGCTGGGACCGGTGGCTGGGATCCTACCTGGCCCGCTCGCGCGGAGATCCCGTGCGAATGGATATCGGGCTCGAGAGTTTTCGAGCTCCCGGGCAGCAGACTTTCGCGGCGCTGATGACCCAGCCCTTGCATGAGGCGCCGCGCTGAATGCCGCGTCCGCACGCTGCGTCATTCTCGGTGTTCTTCGGCAAGCAGGGTACGGATATCGTTGGCCACCGTATCGGCGTGCAAAAACGACGTGCTGTAGATGTTGCGGATACGCATATCGCGGTCGATCAGATATACCCGCAACAGATGCGACATGGTGCCGAGATAGTTGCCATCGGCGTCGTAGTCGCGGATCACCCACTGGTTGTAGGCTGCGAGCACCGGCGCCAACGCCTGCGGTGAGGGGCTGGTCAGGAACTGCCAGTCGAATCCGGGGCTCAGGAAGTGGCTGCTGTACTCACGCAGACGAGCCGGGGTGTCGTACTGTGGATCGAAGCTGAAACTGATCAGCCGCACCCGGTCCTCGAGGTCCGCCGAGTGGCGCACCTGCTCCTGCACGATTCGCAGGACGGAGCTGGCGAGTGGGCAGCCGTTCACATCGCTGCAACTGGTGTAGATGAAGCTGAGTAACACGATCCTGTCGCCGAGAAAATCGTGGATGCGGCGCGACTTTCCCTGGCTGTCCAGCACTTCGGCATCGGCTGCGGTGCCCATCGGTGGCAGGGTGTAGGAGCCCGCGGCGGGAAGCGCGAAGCCGAGCGCGGAATAACCCGGCGCCAGTTGCGGCGGCTTTTCGTGTTGCTGATGCTGCGCTGCGAGCGGAGTGCTCAGCAGCGCAGCAAGCACAGTGCCGGTCAGACCCGGCAGTCGACCCACGGGCTAGCTCTTTGCGGGCGGGTGCTTGCCGTACAGTGCATACGCACCGAAGCGCATCTGGTGTGGAGCACCATACCCCTCCTTGATGAAGTCGATGCTGAAGGCAGGCTTCAGTGTGCTGCCATCCCAGGAAAACAGTTTGAAGAACTGCAGGTCGGCACCGCTCGGCTCCTTTTTGTCCCAGTTCGCCAGCAGGGAGGAGGTGAAGTACACCCGCTTGCCATCCCAGCTTTGGGAAACCATGTTGAGCTGCTCGCCGATGCGCTGCTCGAATATCTGGGTGGGAGCATGCGGATCGGAGATATCGAACAGCCGTGTGGTACCGTCGTTCCAGGTGTTGACCCACAACTGCTGATCATTCGCGCTGATCGATATATCGACCGGCAGCGGAATTTTCGCGGCATCTCCGACATCGGCCACTTCTGTTGCATGCCAGCCGTCGTCTTCCTCGTGGATCAGCCAGATCTTCGAGGTCAACGCGGTGGAGGTGAAGCAGAAATTGCTGCTCGTGCCCCACGCACAGCGGATTTCGAGCGGTGCGCCGGGTACGTCGAGGATGGTTTTCGGCTGGCGCGCCTGCAGATCCCAGACAACCACGGTGTTGCCGAAGCGCTTCATGGCTTCGGCGTCACCCATCATCTGTCCGAGGTTCATCATGTAATTGTTCCAGCCGGTGAACGACGAAGTGACCATGACATTGCGCCGTGGCAACGCACGCAGGTCATAACCGTAGCCGTCGGCGAAATTTCCGGTCTTGGTCGCGCCGAGCAGGTTGTCATCGGTTGGCATCCACAGCGTGCGCAGGTATTCGCCGTCATTGGTGTATTCCACCATCCCGGTGCGCCCGCCATGATCCCGGTTGTTCGAAAGACCGGTCAGCATCATGCGCCCGGGAAGCGCATAACTCGTGTGGGGTCCGACCACGCCGCCGGAGCGGCTGACAAAGTCATCGATCTGCTTGTGCAAACGTGGCTTGGCGGGGTCGGTGGCGATATCGAAAATGAATATCTTGCTGGTATCGAGGGTGCTGGCCCACAGAAAACGCCGATCATCGGTAAGGCCGGAGTGGTGTGCCTCGTTGCGACCACCGACGGACAATGAATTGACGATCTTGCCGTAATCCGCTGCCGCGGGATTCACCGAGACCGTGACCAGCTTGTCCTGCCCGTCACCGACGCCCTCCATTCCAAGGGTCCAGACATAGACGAAATCTTCCTGCCCGACGATCTTTGCCATGTACGGAGACATGCAGGTTTCGTCGCCACGCGCGACGCCGGCAAAGCCGATCACGAGTGCTGCGAGCACAACTACCAGTCGATTGCGGGACATGAGACACCTCCGGTCAAACGATAGCGGGTTATTATCCTACCACCCTTGTCGGAGATTATGACCACACATGTTGTCCGGATTGCTTGTCGTGCTCTTGCTCTGCATCCAGTCGCAAGGGCTGATCGCGCAGGAATTGAGAGCCGGTGACAGCCGTGCCGGTTATGAACGCGAGGATTTTGTCACCAGTTCGCAGCGCCTCGACACGATGCGCGTGCGCCCGGTGGATCTTTACCAGCTTGCCGTGAACCCCCCGCTGGGATTGCCGCCGTTTCCCGCAGAGGTGCCTGACCCGGCGGTGATCGACCTCGGGCGCAGACTTTTCTTCGATCGCCGCCTGTCTGCCAATGGCACGCTGTCGTGTGCGATGTGCCATATCCCCGAGCAGGGCTTTGCGCAGAATGAGCTGGCAACCCCGGTAGGTTTCGAGGGGCGCATGGTGCGACGCAATGCGCCCTCGCTCTATAACGTGGCCTACCGAGCACAGCTGTTTCACGATGGTCGCGAAACCGGCCTCGAAGAGCAGATCTGGTTTCCCCTGCTGGCGGCCAATGAAATGGGCAATCGCAGCGAACAGCAGGTGCTGGAGCGGATCGGGTCGATACCGGTATATGAACAGCAGTTCCGTGCGGCATTTGGTGGCGCTATCTCGCGCCGCACGCTCGGGCGTGCGCTGGCCGGTTACCAGCGCGTATTGCTGGCGGCGGACTCGCCCTTCGATCGCTGGTTTTTCGGTGGTGAGCAGGATGCGCTCGGCGCGGATGCGAAGCGCGGATTCGATGTGTTCAGGAACCGCGGGTGCAGCGACTGTCATCTGGTTGGCAAGGATGCCGCGCTGTTCAGCGACGGGCTGTTTCACGATACCGGTATCGCCTATCGCGAAGCGCGCGAGGGCGATGCCATACGGCGATTGCAGCTGGCGCCGGGAGTGGTGATCGATGTGAACACCGATGTGCTGCGCCCGCGCCCCTCCGACCTCGGCCGGATGGAGGTCACCGCCGATGTTGCTGACCGCTGGCGCTACCGCACACCCACCCTGAGAAACATCGCACTGACCGCGCCTTACATGCACAATGGATCGCTGCCGGATCTGCGCGCAGTACTCGAGTATTACGCGGCGGGAGGCGCGCCGCATGCCGGACAGGATGCGAGGATTCGCCCGCTGCAACTGCGCGCCGGCGAGATAGACGAGCTGCTGGCATTCCTGGATGCGCTGAGCGCTTCCAACGTGGCAGCGCTCGCCGCGGATGCGCGCAGCGTGGAGATCGGAGATTTCCGCGTTCTGCGATAGGGCGTGGCGCATGGTTGCGCGCGAGGCGCGTAAGCTGTCCACGGCGCCACGCTCAGGGCCCGCGATAATCGCGGCGCCTCGCTGGATGAACGGCTGCCGGGTGCGCCGGGAAAAGCCGGATCGACCCTGCGCACACCGGCGCAATACCGTTGATCGGCGCCCGTCAAACCACCTCGGTTCGATTGCGGCCCTTGTGCTTGGCGCGATAGAGCGCGCTGTCCGCGCGGCAGACGAGCTCCTCGAGCGAGTCGCCGCTCGCGAGTTCGGTACAGCCGATCGATACCGTTACCCGCAGCTCATCCTCGAGTTCCGCGAAACACTCGCGAGCGATTCGTTGCCGGATTTTTTCGGAGATGAGTTGCGCGCCGGCGCGATCGGTATCGGGAAGCAGTACCAGGAACTCCTCGCCGCCCCATCGCGCCACGCAGTCCCGGCTGCGCAGGCAGGAGCGGGTGACGCGGATCAGGCGTTTCAGGACCCGGTCGCCGACGCTGTGACCAAGGCGGTCATTGATGCTCTTGAAATGGTCGAGGTCGACGAACAGCAATGACAGGCCGGTGCCGGGCGCTCCTCGCCGCTCGATCTCGCGTTCCGCCTGCTCGGTGAAGGCCCTGCGATTCAATGCGCCGGTGAGCGTGTCGCGGCGGATCAGCCGCTCGGCCTTGCGTTGCTGCACCCGGATGAGACGTTCGAAATTGGAGAACGATAGCGCCAGGAATCCGATCAGCAGGCTCACGATCTGTGCGATCGATACGACGAGAACCACAGAGCGCAGATCGGTCGCTCCGAGGCTGAGCTTCATGATTGCGATGCCGGTCAGGTAGGGAGCGAGCAGGATCGCGTACAGGTAGCGTCGCGCGATCGCGCTTGCCCGAGTGGGTCCCAGCAATGCGCGGAAGAAGCCGCGATAAACCGTGGCCAGTCCTGCCGCCACGCACAGCGGCAGCAGCATGAACACGTTCGTGAATGACATTTGCACCTGGCTGTCTGGAGCTCCGATCGTCTTGGCGGCCAAGGCCGTCAGAGGCAGCCCGAACGCAATCACTGCCAGGGTCTGTGACTGCAGCGCGTTGCGAAAATCGCGCAGCAACAGTGACAGCGAAACCAGCAGCAGGCACAGCCGCACGGTCTCCGAATTCATCACGCTTGCCGATGGAGCGCCTGGCAGCAGTTCGAGCAGTCCGGGTATATCCCCGGTTTCATCGCTCCAGCCGAGCCCGACCGCAACGATGGCGAGTACGCCGAGCAAGGTAATGTTGATCGGCATCCGCAGCCGGTTGGCACCGAGCAGTTGGCAGCTCGACAACAACACGACACAGACTGCCACCCAGGGTTGTGGCGTTACCCTTCCGGCAATCGGGGCGAGTATCGAGGGAAATTCGAAGTACCAGGATGCCAGCACGGTCATGCCTGTAAACAGGCTGAATGCCGCCATCAGGATACCCAGCCGCGAGGCGCGGCGCAGCAGTCCCGAAGGGGTGGATGCAGATGAATGTCCACGGTTGGCCGCGTACACATTGCCTCTCTTGAGCGCGTCGGGCAGGGTCGCCTTGCGGCGCGCTTTTCAATCAGCCGGACCTCGTTTATACGCCAGCCTGCGCCGGGTTTCCGTGCTCCGGCTCACGGATTCCGCCCAGCGATGCGCGAATCGTCGGCTGAAGCTGCCGCAAATCCCCTTGTTTCAACGATACGCGGTTCCGGTTGACTCGGTTAATATCCGTATCTTCGCGCTGATTGCGCTTTGGGTATCGGGAGAGGAGCAGCAAGCGGTGAGTGACAGGGTGGCATTGGTGATGGGTGGTGGCGCGGGTACCGGGCGCGCGACGGCGTTGGCCTTTGCGCGCGAAGGCGCGCGCGTGGTGGTTGCGGACATCAACGAGAAGGGTGCGCAGAAGACCCTGGCGCTGGTGCGTGACTCCGGTGGCAACGGCATCGCGATCCAGGCGGATATGTCGCGCTCTGCCGATATCCGCGGCGTGATCGCCGCCACGCGCGAAACCTTTGGTGCGCTGCACTGGGTGTCGAACAATGCGGCACGCGCCCCGGACAACAAGTCGGTAACAGAGCTTGCCGAGGATGAATGGGATAGTTGCATGAGCGTGACGCTGCGTGGCGTGTGGTTGTGCATGAAACACCAGTTGCCGCTGATCGAGGCCTCGGGAGGCGGTGCGATCGTGAATGTGGCCTCGCTGTCGGGGATGCGCGGCGATGCGCACCAGGCGGCATACGCGGCGGCCAAGGGCGGCGTACTGGCGCTCAGCAAATCGGTGGCCAGCGAATACGCTCGCCGCGGGGTGCGCGTCAACACCGTTTGTCCCGGGGGCATCAACAGCAAGGGCATGGATTTCTTCCTGAAGAGCATGCCGGAGCTGCGCGAGAAGACCCTGAATATCCATGCGATGGGCCGTCTCGCCGAGCCGCAGGAGATCGCCGACGCGGTGGTCTACCTGTGTTCCGATCGTGCGAGCTTCATCACCGGCCATGACCTGGTGGTGGATGGTGGCGTACTGGTTCGCTCCAATGTGATCGATCTGTAGACGGATGGAGCAACGATGAACAAGCTGGTTTTCGACAACATCCATGACCGTCATATCGGGCGTGCGATCCGCATGCAGGCAGAGCAGAACGGCGACACCCGATTTCTGGTGTTCGACCGCACCGTGTATACCTTCGACCAGGCCAATTCAAGGGTCAACGAACTGGCCGCCGGCCTGCGCAAGCTCGGTATCGAGCGGGGCGACCGCGTGGTGTTCTACATGTCGAGCGCGCCGGAAGTGATGTTCCTGGTGCTCGCGGTGAACAAGCTCGGTGCGATCTGGGTCCCGGTCAACAGCGATTACAAGGGTGCCTGGCTCGAGGACACCATCAACCGCGGGCGCGCGAAGTTGCTGGTCACGGATACCAGTCATGCCGAGCGCGTGGCCGCTGTACATGCGAGCCTTCAGGTCGCGCATATCGCGGTGCTCGGTGATCCCGCCTGCCTTCCCGGCGCGCTGCCCTTCGAGGCGCTCTATGCGCCGTCGCCGGGCGAGCCGGATCTGAGTGGGTTCGACTATGGCGATACCTGCGCGGTGTTGTGGACATCCGGCACCACCGGGCGCTCGAAGGGCGTGATGCAGAGCCACAATGTGTGGTTTCAGGCCGCCCTCGACGGTGATGTGATGTACCACACCCGCGCCGGTGACGTGGTCTACAACGTGATGCCGATGTACAACTCCGGCGCCTGGGCCACCTCGCTGTTCCGCAGTCTTTTTTGTGGCGTCACGCTGGCGGTGGATCCGGCGTTCTCGGTAACGAGCTTCTGGGATCGGGTGCGCTTCTACGGCGCGACGCAATCTTTCACGATCGGCGCCATGCACATGTTTTTGTGGAACGCCCCGCCACGGGCTGACGATGCCGACAATCCCCTGCGCGAACTGCAGGCGGTGCCGATGCCGACCGATATCAAGGAGCCGTTCAGCAAGCGATTCGGGGTGCGGGTGCTCGGGCAGGGCATGTCACAGAGCGAAGCAATGATCATGCTGCGCCAGGATCAGCGGCTGCGTTCCTCCTGGCCGCCCGGCAGTTGCGGCAACCCGGTGGAGGGGATGGACATGAAGCTGGTCGACGAGGCGGGCCAGGAGGTCGGCGTCGGCAATCCCGGCGAGTTGTGGGTGAGGCCGCAGCGCCCTTTCATGATCTTCAACGGCTATTTCGATGACGCCGAGGCGACCGCGAATGCATTCTCCGGCGCGTGGTATCACACCGGTGACATGCTGCGCCGGGATGCCGAGGACAATTATTTCTTTGTCGATCGCAAGAAAGACGCGGTACGCTACAAGGGCCGCAACATCTCGAGCTACGAAGTCGAGCTGGTTGCGCGCCGCCACCCCGCAATTGCCGATTGCGCGGCTTTCGGCATACCTTCGGAGGAACTCCAGCACGAGGACGAGATCAAGCTGAACGTGGTGCTGCGGCCCGATGCCGTGGTCGAGGCGCGCGATATCGCGCAGTACATCAACGATAACGCCCCTTATTTCTTCGTGCCGCGCTATATCGAATTCGTCGAGGAACTGCCGTACACGCCCAATCAGAAGATCCAGAAGTACCGGCTGCGTGAAGCAGGCATCGGTCCGAACACCTGGGACGCGCGCAGGGCGGGGTTCAAGAGCGAGCGCTGAGTCATCGATGGCCGCCGCGAACCGCATTTTCCGCGCCACGTCGCTGAAAATTCCGCCTGAAAGCAATACACTGCCATCCCGTTGAGCAACCGGATATCGAGCGTGCGCGCCTACTTGATCGTCATTGTTCTGCTGCTTGCGATATTCGGGTCCATTGGGGGCTATCAGTATGTGCGTTTCAGCAAGCTGGCCAATGCGGATTTTTCGCCGCCGCCGGTGACCATCGCGGCGGCGCTCGCAACCCGCGAAACCTGGGGCCATCACCTGGATGCGGTCGGCACCATCAAGGCCGTGCGCGGGGTCAATCTTGGTGCGGAAACCAGCGGCCAGATTACCGCGCTGAATTTCGATTCCGGTGACACGGTCGAGGCCGGCAAGCTGTTGCTGGTGCTCAACGACGATGTGGAGCAGGCCAGCCGCCAGAACGAGATTGCCACGCTGAACCTGGCGAAAATCCTCTACGAGCGCGATCTCAAGCTCATTGCGCAGAAATCCATTGCCCAGACCCAGTTCGATCGCAGCCGGGCCGACCTCGAGCGCGCGCGGGCGCAGCTTGCGGAAACCGAGGCGCGTATCCGCAACAAGCGGATCTTTGCCCCGTTTGCCGGCCGCATCGGTATTCGCCGCGTCGATCTCGGTGATTACATAGCCCCCGGCACAATGATCGCCTCGTTGCAGGATCTGTCGCGGCTCGATGTGGATTTCACGTTGCCCGCACGCTATGCGTCGCAGCTCCATCCCGGTCTTGCGATCGCGTTGC is a window from the Gammaproteobacteria bacterium genome containing:
- a CDS encoding GGDEF domain-containing protein: MAAFSLFTGMTVLASWYFEFPSILAPIAGRVTPQPWVAVCVVLLSSCQLLGANRLRMPINITLLGVLAIVAVGLGWSDETGDIPGLLELLPGAPSASVMNSETVRLCLLLVSLSLLLRDFRNALQSQTLAVIAFGLPLTALAAKTIGAPDSQVQMSFTNVFMLLPLCVAAGLATVYRGFFRALLGPTRASAIARRYLYAILLAPYLTGIAIMKLSLGATDLRSVVLVVSIAQIVSLLIGFLALSFSNFERLIRVQQRKAERLIRRDTLTGALNRRAFTEQAEREIERRGAPGTGLSLLFVDLDHFKSINDRLGHSVGDRVLKRLIRVTRSCLRSRDCVARWGGEEFLVLLPDTDRAGAQLISEKIRQRIARECFAELEDELRVTVSIGCTELASGDSLEELVCRADSALYRAKHKGRNRTEVV
- a CDS encoding glucose 1-dehydrogenase: MSDRVALVMGGGAGTGRATALAFAREGARVVVADINEKGAQKTLALVRDSGGNGIAIQADMSRSADIRGVIAATRETFGALHWVSNNAARAPDNKSVTELAEDEWDSCMSVTLRGVWLCMKHQLPLIEASGGGAIVNVASLSGMRGDAHQAAYAAAKGGVLALSKSVASEYARRGVRVNTVCPGGINSKGMDFFLKSMPELREKTLNIHAMGRLAEPQEIADAVVYLCSDRASFITGHDLVVDGGVLVRSNVIDL
- a CDS encoding AMP-binding protein yields the protein MNKLVFDNIHDRHIGRAIRMQAEQNGDTRFLVFDRTVYTFDQANSRVNELAAGLRKLGIERGDRVVFYMSSAPEVMFLVLAVNKLGAIWVPVNSDYKGAWLEDTINRGRAKLLVTDTSHAERVAAVHASLQVAHIAVLGDPACLPGALPFEALYAPSPGEPDLSGFDYGDTCAVLWTSGTTGRSKGVMQSHNVWFQAALDGDVMYHTRAGDVVYNVMPMYNSGAWATSLFRSLFCGVTLAVDPAFSVTSFWDRVRFYGATQSFTIGAMHMFLWNAPPRADDADNPLRELQAVPMPTDIKEPFSKRFGVRVLGQGMSQSEAMIMLRQDQRLRSSWPPGSCGNPVEGMDMKLVDEAGQEVGVGNPGELWVRPQRPFMIFNGYFDDAEATANAFSGAWYHTGDMLRRDAEDNYFFVDRKKDAVRYKGRNISSYEVELVARRHPAIADCAAFGIPSEELQHEDEIKLNVVLRPDAVVEARDIAQYINDNAPYFFVPRYIEFVEELPYTPNQKIQKYRLREAGIGPNTWDARRAGFKSER
- a CDS encoding efflux RND transporter periplasmic adaptor subunit, which codes for MRAYLIVIVLLLAIFGSIGGYQYVRFSKLANADFSPPPVTIAAALATRETWGHHLDAVGTIKAVRGVNLGAETSGQITALNFDSGDTVEAGKLLLVLNDDVEQASRQNEIATLNLAKILYERDLKLIAQKSIAQTQFDRSRADLERARAQLAETEARIRNKRIFAPFAGRIGIRRVDLGDYIAPGTMIASLQDLSRLDVDFTLPARYASQLHPGLAIALQVDAFPDRVFAAELQALDTSVDPGTRNLLLRARVLEPGELLPGMFATLQLDLGAQTSVVTVPETAVTYSLQGDTVFVIENHPDGGLAAVSRIVKAGETRNGRTELLAGLQEGERVATVGQNKLYRGVKVLIDDTVDI